One part of the Quercus lobata isolate SW786 chromosome 7, ValleyOak3.0 Primary Assembly, whole genome shotgun sequence genome encodes these proteins:
- the LOC115951934 gene encoding uncharacterized protein LOC115951934, producing the protein MIDACIVKSPLCKDVKVLHLKQNMRSINDEEFAEYIQHIGDGNEPYIMDDLIKLPPSMAMQWEGQHSIYNLIDQVFPSLQEHANDTKYMVDRALLTPINDDVEQLNAKIIFQFLGDEFTLHSFDEVEGDTQHLYQQEFLNSISPGGLPPHILRLKKGAPIMLLCNIDPKAELCNGTRLICRGCFNNVIDAEILTGQYVSTCVFLPRIPLKTTENVNLPFVMIRQQFPIRLSFALTINKAQGQTIPTVGIYLPDHVFSHDQLYVALSKGVSQSTTKLLVQKERILEEEGRMSNSNMRIESTMLNNGVHAIPTTYWEKWKDDQSISNMEAIENKVQKLQIYSPGWGFTVRADKKELWK; encoded by the exons ATGATTGATGCATGCATAGTCAAGTCCCCATTATGTAAAGATGTCAAAGTGTTACATTTGAAGCAGAATATGAGGTCTATCAACGATGAAGAGTTTGCTGAGTATATACAACACATTGGTGATGGGAATGAACCATATATAATGGATGATTTGATTAAACTACCCCCTTCAATGGCAATGCAATGGGAGGGTCAACATTCTATATACAACTTGATTGATCAAGTTTTTCCAAGTTTGCAAGAACATGCCAATGATACAAAGTATATGGTTGATAGGGCTTTACTAACACCTATAAATGATGATGTTGAACAGCTTAATGCAAAGATAATTTTCCAGTTTCTAGGAGATGAGTTTACGTTACATTCTTTTGATGAGGTTGAAGGAGATACACAACATCTATATCAACAAGAATTCCTAAATTCTATATCTCCAGGGGGTTTACCACCACATATATTAAGGCTAAAAAAGGGTGCTCCAATTATGTTGCTATGCAATATAGATCCAAAAGCCGAATTATGTAATGGTACAAGATTGATATGCCGGGGATGTTTTAACAATGTAATTGACGCTGAAATTTTGACTGGACAATATGTGAGTACATGCGTTTTTTTGCCAAGAATCCCTTTGAAGACAACAGAAAATGTAAACCTGCCATTTGTAATGATTAGACAACAATTTCCTATACGTTTGAGCTTTGCACTTACAATAAACAAAGCGCAAGGTCAGACAATTCCAACTGTTGGGATTTATCTTCCTGATCATGTTTTTAGTCATGACCAATTATATGTGGCATTGTCAAAGGGAGTCTCCCAATCCACCACAAAACTATTggtgcaaaaagaaagaatacttGAGGAGGAAG GAAGGATGTCCAACTCAAATATGAGGATTGAGTCCACTATGCTAAATAATGGAGTGCATGCTATTCCTACTACTTATTGGGAGAAGTGGAAGGATGATCAATCAATATCGAACATGGAGGCCATTGAAAACAAg GttcaaaaattgcaaatttattCACCTGGTTGGGGATTCACTGTTCGAGCTGATAAGAAAGAGCTTTGGAAATAA
- the LOC115951232 gene encoding alpha-soluble NSF attachment protein-like, producing the protein MSDQIAKGEEFEKKAAKKIKGWGLFGSKYEDAAELYEKSANSFKLAKSWDRAGSVFIKLANCHLKADSKHEAATAYASAANCYKKTSNKDAISCLDQAVNIFLDIGRHNMAAKHCKEIGELYEPEHNIEKAIVYFERAAELFEHEATTSANQCKQKVAEFSAQLEQYQKAIVIYEEIGRQSINNNILKYGVRGHLLNAGLCQLCRGDIVAITNALERYQDLDPTFSRTREYKFLADVAATVDEEDIVKFTNVVREFDSMTPLDPWKTTLLLRVKESLKSKELEEEDLT; encoded by the exons ATGTCGGATCAAATAGCCAAAGGAGAAGAATTCGAGAAGAAAGCGGCGAAGAAGATCAAAGGCTGGGGTTTATTCGGTTCCAAATACGAAGACGCTGCTGAGTTGTACGAAAAATCCGCCAATTCCTTCAAGCTCGCCAAATCTT GGGATAGAGCTGGATCAGTTTTCATTAAATTGGCCAATTGTCATTTGAAG GCCGATAGCAAGCATGAAGCCGCCACTGCTTACGCAAGCGCTGCAAATTGCTACAAGAAAACATCCAACAAAG ATGCTATATCATGCTTAGACCAAGCAGTTAATATTTTCTTGGATATTGGCAGACACAACATGGCTGCGAAACATTGCAAG GAAATTGGTGAATTATATGAGCCCGAACACAACATTGAGAAGGCTATTGTATATTTTGAACGGGCTGCTGAATTGTTTGAACATGAAGCTACAACTTCTGCAAACCAGTGCAAGCAGAAAGTTGCAGAATTTTCTGCTCAACTTGAACA ATATCAGAAGGCAATTGTGATATATGAAGAGATAGGACGACAGTCAATCAACAATAACATACTGAAGTATGGAGTAAGAGGACATCTTCTCAATGCTGGCCTCTGCCAACTTTGTAGAGGTGATATTGTTGCAATTACCAATGCATTGGAGCGATATCAG GACTTGGATCCAACGTTTTCCAGAACTCGGGAATACAAATTTTTAGCT GATGTGGCTGCCACAGTTGATGAGGAAGATATTGTTAAGTTCACTAATGTTGTCAGGGAATTTGATAGCATGACCCCACTG GATCCTTGGAAGACTACCCTTCTATTGAGAGTGAAGGAATCTCTGAAGTCCAAAGAACTAGAGGAGGAGGATCTGACCTAA